The Nocardia vinacea genome contains the following window.
CGACGCGCGCATCGTCGGTGAGATCGATCGGCTGCAGCGGCGTCGGTGCGGCGACGATGTGATCGGCGGTGGCCGGACGGTCGGCGACCAGCAGATCGACCGCCTGTTTGACGACCGGAACGCGGGGCGCTCGCAGGAAGCGCAATCGCGGCCGCCTGGCCGCCTGATCGCCCGGGGCGGTGTCGTCTCCTCCTGGAAATGTGTCCGGACCCATGAGCGCGACCGTAGTCAACCGAGGCCCTGGTTCGCATCCGCAGTGGTCCGAGGGGCCGTCTCTAGGGGTGGACGGTTGTCCGGACACTTGGTCGAAGCCGCCAAAGGTGATAGAACTTGTTCTAATTTGCAGATGGGAGCGTGCACGGTGCGGTACGGAATTGTGTTGTTCACCAGTGACCGGGGCATTACGCCCGCCGATGCGGCCGCGGCCGCCGAACAAGCCGGATTCGACGCCTTCTATGTGCCCGAACACACCCATATCCCGGTGGTTCGGGCGGCGGCGCATCCGCGCACCGGGGATGCGAGCCTGCCCGACGATCGGTATCTGCGCACGCTGGACCCGTGGGTCGCGCTGGCCACCGCGGCGGCGGTTACCAGCCGGATCACGTTGTCCACCGCGGTCGCCCTGCCCGCCGAACACCATCCGATCACCCTGGCCAAAACCCTCGCCTCACTGGATCATCTGTCCGGTGGCCGGGTCAGCCTCGGCGTCGGTTTCGGTTGGAATACCGACGAAATGGCGCATCACGGGGTGCCCGCCAACAAGCGCAGGACGGTATTGCGTGAACATCTCGATGCCATGCGCGCGTTGTGGTCGGAGGAGGAAGCCAGCTTCGCGGGACAGTTCGTGAATTTCGGGCCCAGTTGGTCCTGGCCCAAGCCGGTGCAGAAGCGGATTCCGGTGATTCTCGGTGCGGCCGGGACCGAGCAGTCGTTCACCTGGCTGGCCAAGAATGCGGACGCCTGGCTCACCACCCCCACCGAGGACGGCCTCGGGGAGAAGATCGAACTGCTGCACCGGGTTTGGCGCGAGCACGAGCGCGAGGGCAGCCCGGAGATCATCGCGCTGGCCGGACGTCATGATGCGGCACAGCTCGCGCGGTGGGCCGAATTGGGTATCACCGAAGCGGTTTTCGGTCTGCCGGACCGCGAAGCCGATGACGTGCGCGCATACCTGACCCGCCTCGCCGGAAAGCTCGGTCTCGAAGCAGCCCGCTGACACCCGTACTCACCACCGCCGGCTCAGCGGGCTGCCGTCCCCGTGGGTGTCAGCGGGCCTTCCGGCTAACCGCGTCGCCTGCGTGCCACGAGCAATCCGACCAGCACACCGGCCACGCCGATGATCGCAACGCCGATCACGGCGACCGCGATCAAGCCGGTCGACGAATTCGATTCGGACGCCCTCGATTCCGCCACCGCGGGGGCCGCACCGGGTGTGCGGCTCGTCGGTGTCTTCACACCGGTCGAATTCTCACCGAAAACGCCATCGCCGATGGTGCCCGCGTATGTCGGACCGCTCTCCTTGGTATCGGTGACGGTGAGATCCAATTGCACCGACACCGGGCGGTTTTCGCCCTGTTCGAAGGTCGAGCCGAGTTTGACGGCGATGTAATACCAACCGGCCACCGCCTCCCGCCGTGACTCCAACTGGTCGGCCTTGCGGTTGGTGTACCGGATCGGCACCGTGGCTATCGCATTATTCGTCGGCAGTACGCCCTCGGTGCCGGTATAGGACGAGAAGTCCGAATCGATCTGCTCGCGGATCGGGCTGTAGAGAGTGGTCCGGATACTGGAGAGGTTGTCGAGTCCACGACCGCCATTGGCTCCGAACCGAACTCGATACGCCAGGCCCTGACCCCAGTCCAATCTGACGCGATAGAACACGAATTCACCCGGCTGGAGCGTATCGGTGTAGCGACCGCTGCCCGGCAGGGTACCGGCCACGGTGAACGACGAGCCGCCGGATACCGGCGTGCCCGCACCACTGGGTTCGACGAAGCTCGTCGGCGGTGCGACCGCGACCGGACCGGCGTCGGTCACCGCGGGCTCGATACCGACGATCAGTTCGATCGGAAGTCGCTCCGGCACACCGGCGGATACCTTCTCCCAGGTCAATTGGAAGTAGTAGCGGCCGCCGCCCTTGCATTTGTCGGAGCCGCTGTTGCCCTTGCGTTCCTTGGTCGCGCCGTCGAAGGCCTTGGCCACGGTGAGCGCGGCACCGTCGCTGGAACTGGTGGAGGCCTCGAATTCGAAGACATTGCAGTCCTCGCCATCCGCACCGTAGACCCGCATTTGCAGCGAGTTCAGATCGTCGGTCGGGGAGATATCACGCAATCGCGGAAAGGAAAGGGTGCCACTGAAATACGCGGTTGCGCCCGCCGGGACATCGACTGCCCAGTAACGCTTTTCCCGCTGACCGATGGTGTCCAGATACTGGCCCGGGGTGGCGACCGGCGCGGCGCCGTAGGTCGGGGCGCCGGTGATCGGGATGCCGACGGCCTTGTAATTGCGCAGCGCGGCCGAAGATATGCGCGGCAGCGTCCGTTCGAGTGCAGGACCGTCGGCGGCGTCGCTGTAGGTACCGCCCGTGACCTGCGCCATGCAGGTCAGTTGCGCGCGGGCCTTGGCGTCGACGGCGAATCCGATGGTGTGCACGACGAGATCGACCCCCTGCTTTTTCAATTCGCGGGCGACCTCACAGGGTTCGGGTGGGGAGCAGGTGTCGTCGCCGTCGGAGACCAGGACGATCGAGCGCGGTCCCGATTTGGGCAGTGTCTCGGCTGCCTGGCGCAGTGCGGTGCCCATCGGTGTCCAACCACTGGCCTTGATCCCGTCGACCGCGCTGGTCAGTGCGCTCCGGTCCAGGGTTTCGGCTTTGTGCAGGACCCGGACGTCACGGCAGCCGGATATCTTCTCCGCCTCGGTATTTCCGGTGTTCGTGCCGTAAACGGTCAGTCCTACTTTGGCATCCGCGGGTGCGGAGCCGACGAAGTTGCGCACGGCATTCTTGGCGGCATCCATCATGGTGCCTACCGGATCGGGGCGCTGCATTGAGCCGGATGCGTCCAGAATGAGCATGGTCGGCGCGTACTGCGGGTTGTCCGGACTCTGCTGTGCCTGCGCGGGCAGCGCCGCCACGGCGAGTCCGATCAAACCCGCAGCAGTGGCCGCGGTCAGTCGGGTAAAGCCCTGGATAATTCTCGACATTTGCCTCGTCTGCTTATTTCGCTTTGGTAACGGAGCAGACGTTACCCATAGAGGGTGGGTGTTCCCATTGGTGAAACGGGAACTGGCATAACCGATTGTCCGTATCGGCTGGTCACGGTGATACCGGTGTCAGGGAGACATTCCAGAACTCGGCGTAGCGGCCACCGCGGTGCAGCAGTTCGTCGTGCGTGCCCTGTTCGACGATCCGGCCGCCGTCCAGGAAGACGATGCGATCGGCGCGTTGAATTGTCCGCAAACGATCGCGCGGGCGTTGCGGCTCTTGGGCTTTGCCGCCGACCTGCCGGTGCGCGTCGTGGCCGTCCGCTCACAGCTTCCGCTCGACCAGGTCGGCAGCCTCGTTTGCCCGGCCCGCCCGGTGAAAGCGGCAGCTATTGCCGACGTCGGTGTCATCCTGGCGACCGGCCTCGACCCGGCGCGGTTTCCGGCAGGCGTCCGCGCCGGCATCGGCCCCGCCGACCGACCCGACCGGTCCTGGCGGGAAGCCCGCACCGCCCTGCACTTCGCCAGCCCACGCCAGCCGATCGTCCACTACGACGATTTGGGCGCGTCGGCCTTGCTCGCGCACGTGCCCCGGACCGTCGCGCGCGACAATGCCGATGTGGCCGCTATTACCCGAATAGCAAGCACCTCAGAGGATCTGGAGACGCTGGATGTCTACTGCACCACTGCCTCGCTGCGCCGGGCCGCCGAACTGCTCCACCTGCACCACAGCAGCGTCTCGCGCCGAATCGATCAGATCGGAAGGGCGATGGGCATCGACCTGACCGACCCGACCGGGCTGTTCCGGGCCAGACTCGCGCTCGCCACTTGGCGGCTCCTCGGCGACTGAGGACGTGGATCAGTGCACCGCAACGAGCAGTGAAACTCGTTGCGGGGCACTGCTATTCGAATTTCAGCGCAGATCGCGGCGGCGGAAGCCCACGATCCCGGCCCCGAGCAGCACGGTCACGATCCCGAGCAGCCACAGGATCGGCGTGGCCTCGAAGGATGAGCCGGGCAGCTTCGGCGGATGCGCGAAGGGAACCAGATCGCGGACCCACTGCGGGAGTCCGTCGAGCGCACCGATGACGAAGATGATGATCATCGTGCTCAGCACGCCCCAGGCGACCGGCGTGTAGCGGGGCGCGAGCCCGTAGATCGCCACCGTGATCGCGGTGAGTACCCACACCGCGGGCAGTTGCACCGCCGCGGCGCCGAGGCAGTCGCCGAGCTTGCCCGCCAGATCGCCATCCGAGATGCCGTAGATGACGCCGACGGCCGTACCCGCGAGGAACAACAGCACCACCGGTCCGAGCAGCGCGATGCCGATATGGCTGAGCGCGTAGCGTTCTCGGCTCACCGAACCGGCCAGTGTGGCCTCGGCGCGCTGGCTGGACTCCTCCTCGTGCAGTCGCAGTACGGCCGAGATGGAGTAGGCCGAGGCCGCGATGGCCAGCATGCCGAGGGCGAAGGTGATGAACGAATTCTGCAGCGCATCCGTGCCGCCCATCCGGGTGATCACGTCGCGGACCTGCTTACTGTTGTCGAGCATATCGCCGACGCTGTTGATGGCGCCGCCCATCAGCGATCCGTAGAGCACGAAGCCGATGGACCAGGCCAGCAGCGAGCCGCGCTGCAGTCGCCATGCCAGTCCGGATGGACCCGAAAGCGCGGGAGCAGCGACCGGTGCGCCGGGCCGCTCGGCGAGCAGGCCGGATCCGGTATCACGTTGCCGCAGTAGTACATACGCGACGACGGTGGCCACAACGGCGACGGTGAGCAGCGGAATGAGCACCCACCAGCGCTCATCGGCGTATGGCCGCATATTGATACACCAGCCGAGCGGCGAGAACCACGACAGCACACCGTTTCCGGCGTCGCCGACCGCGCGCAGCGCGAAGGCGGTGCCGAGTGCACCGAATGCCACTCCGCGCGCGACCCGCGCCCCCACGCTCACCTGTGCCGCGACGGCGGCGACCCCGGCCCAGGCCAGACCGGCGCCGCCGAGCGTCGCGCCATAGGCCAGCGAACCGGCGGCGGGCAGGTCACTGCCGTACAGCGCGAGAGAACTCAAGATGGCGACGATCAGACAGCCGGTCGCCGTCATGATCATGGCGGCGGTCAACCCCGCGTAGCGGCCGACGCTGGTGGCGCCGACCAACTCCGCGCGCCCGGACTCCTCCTCGACCCGGGTGTGCCGGATGACGGTGAGGATCGTCGCGATCGCGATCATCGCGTAGAACGGCCCGGCCTTCCACAGCCCGACCGAACCGAGATCGGTGCTGAAGACCGGCCCGTACATGGCAATGAGCGCCGGACTTTCCATGACCGACTTCGCCGCATGTTCGAGGTCGGCCTGCGTGGTGTAGACGGCCTTGGCGCTGCTGACATAGGCGGCGGGCAGCAGCCCGAAGGCGAATACCCACAGCGGCAATACGATTCGGTCGCGACGCAGGAACAGTCGCAGCAATTGGGCGGTACCGGCGAAGTCGGCCGACCCGCGCACGGCGGGTGTGGCGTAATGCCTGCCGCCCACGGTTGCGGTTGTCATGATCCCACCTTCTCCATGGTCGCGGTCGCCTGCTCCGAGGTCGCGCCGTCGACGTGGTAGTGCCGCATGAACAGCTCCTCCAGCGTCGGCGGCGCACTGGTGAGGCTGCGCACACCGGTATCGCCGAGAACCCGGATCAGCTCACCGAGATGTTCACCCTCCACCTGGCAGCGCAGCGTCGACCCGTCGAGCTCGATATCCTCGACACCCGGGATCCGGCTGAGATCGCCTGGGTCGCCGAGCAATTCGGCGGTGATGGAGGTCCGCGAGAGGTGTCGCATATCCGACAGCGATCCGCTCTCGACGGTGCGTCCGGCCCGGATGATGGTCACCCGGTCGCACAGCACCTCTACCTCGGACAGGATGTGGCTGGACAGCAGCACCGTGGTGCCGCGCTGGTTGGCCTCCTCGACGCATTCGCGAAATACCTGCTCCATCAAGGGATCCAGGCCCGAGGTCGGTTCGTCGAGCAGCAGCAGGCGCACATCGGAGGCCAGCGCGGAGATCAATGCGACCTTCTGCCGATTGCCCTTGGAGTAGGTGCGGGCCTTCTTGCGCGGATCCAGATCGAACCGCTCGATCAATTCGGCGCGACGCTGCGGATTGATTTCACCGCGCATTCTGGCGAGCAGGTCGATGGTCTCACCGCCGGACAACGACGGCCATAGCGTGACATCGCCTGGTACGTAAGCGATTTCGCGGTGCAATTCGACCGCATCGGTCCACGGGTCGCGCCCGAGTAGCCGGGCATCGCCGGAGCTGGCGCGCAGGATCCCCAGCAGGATGCGGATGGTGGTCGACTTTCCCGCGCCGTTCGGGCCGAGGAAGCCATGGATTTCGCCCTCGCGGACAGCGAGATTCAGCCCGTTCAGGGCGGCGAAGTGACCGAAGTTCTTGTGCAGGTCGCGAACTTCGATGATGTCGGACATCAGGTCTCCTTGGTAAGGGTGTCCAAAATCGTTGGGTCGGTTAGGAATCCCTGGGTGTAGAGCTCCGCGGCGGGCAGCATGAACTCCTCGCTCAAGGTGCGAACGAGCTTGCGGTAATCCAGCTTTTCGCCGCGTTGCTGCAGCAGGGTGAAGTACAGAACGGTCGCGCCGACATTGACCATCGTCAGATATTTGGCCCGCGCGGCCGGATCACGGCTCGGCTTGAGGGTGCCCGCCTCGACGCCTGCCTGGATGTAGTCCTCGGCATCCGAGATCATGTGCTCGAGCAATGATTCGGCCAAGGGTCCGCCCGCCTGCAGGCTGCGCACCATGTAGGCGACCAGCGGGCCGTAAGCCTCGATCTCGGACATCGCGTCGAGCATGCTTTTCGCGACGTTCGTCTCGGTGGCGGTCTTCCACTTCTGGTCGCGGATCAACTCCAGCACCCGCTCGTCGCAGGCGGCCCGCAGGCCGTCCTTGGAGCCGAAGTGATGGTTGACCAGTCCGGGGGAGACACCGGCCGCTGCGGCGATGGCGCGCACTCCGACCTGGAATCCGTTGTCACCGAACACCTCGATCGCGATATCGCGAATGCGGGCGGCGGTGGTGAGATCCGAATTCGGGGTCGGCGTCACGCGGCGCCTCCTAGTTGGGCGGGTCCTTGCGATACGGCTCTCTGGTTGAACACATGTTTAGTATATTAAACACGCGTTCAATGGTAAAGCAAGAGTTTGGCGAAGATGTCGTGTCACGATATTTGAGACGACAGAATGTGCTGGTCAGCGCCTTGGAAGTGGGCACGGAGGATGGCATGCCACCGGCGCGGACTGGCCGCCGGGGGTGGGCGAAAGACTAATGTCGGTGCCATGGCTGACACCGAGAACCCCTCGACATCGGACCACCTCCGCGACGCACTCGATGGCCCATGGCGCGCGGTTCGCGCCGAGGCCAGGGTGCAACTGGCGGGAGATCAGTTCACCGGCGATCCCTATCTCGACTACCACGCGGCGCGGGCGCGGGTGCTCGAGCAGATGCGGGCGATCGCGTCGATGGGCTACGCCGAGCGTGGTTTCCGACGCGAGAACGGGGGCACGGGGGAGCCCGGTGAGGCGGTGGTCGGGTTGGAGATGTTGGCCTACGCCGATCTGTCGCTGTGGGTGAAATCAGGTGTGCAGTGGGGGTTGTTCGGCGGGGCAGTGGAGAACCTCGGGACCGAACGGCATCGCGATGTGGTCAAGCGGTTGATATCACTGGATCTGCTCGGCTGTTTCGCGATGACCGAATCCGGTCACGGCAGCGATGTCGCGAATCTGGAGACGACCGCGACCTACGATCCGCAGTCCCAGGAGTTCGTCGTCCATTCGCCGACACCGTCGGCTCGCAAGGACTACATCGGCGGTGCGGCCGAACACGCCGGGATGGCAGCGGTTTTCGCGCAGTTGATCACCGAGGGGACGAGCCAGGGCGTGCACTGCTTCCTGGTGCCGATCCGGGATGAACACGGCGCCGACCTGCCAGGTGTGACCACCTACGACGACGGCCTCAAGGGCGGCCTGCTCGGTGTCGACAACGGCCGCATCGTCTTCGATCAGGTCCGCATCCCTCGGGAGAACCTGCTCAACCGGTACGCCGACGTCGCGCCGGACGGCACCTACAGCTCGGATATCGAGAATCCCAGCCGCCGATTCTTCACCACGCTGGGCACCTTGGTGCGCGGGCGGGTCAGCGTCGGGGGTGCGGCCGCGGCCGGTGCGCGGGTGGCATTGAGCATTGCCACGCGATACGCACTGAAGCGCCGCCAATTCTCGGATCCGGACAGCGGCCAGGAGACCTTGCTGCTCGACTACCGCAGTCATCAGCGACGGCTGCTGCCCTTGATCGCCCGGTCGTATGCGCTGGCCTTCGCGCAGAATGATCTGGTCCGCCGTATGCATCTGGTGCAGACCGGTCAGGATCTCGATCCGGGCGCACAGCGCGCCCTGGAGAAGCGGGCCGCCGGACTCAAAGTCGCACAGACCGGATTCGCCACCCGTGCCATCCAGGAATGTCGCGAAGCCTGCGGCGGCGCAGGCTATCTCACCGAGAATCGGCTCGTCACACTGAAGGCCGATACCGATGTGTTCACCACCTTCGAGGGCGACAATGTCGTACTGACCCAGCTGGTGGCCAAGGAACTGCTTACCGCCTACTCCGATGAGATCCGCGATCTGGACGCGCTCGGCTGGGTGCGCTTCGCCGCCACCATGGCCGGTGATGTGGTTCGCAAGCGTTCCGGTGTGCGCCAACTGATCCAGACGCTGCGCGACCGCAGTGACGACACCGTAGACGACGGCGACCTGTCCCGCCGCTCGGTGCAGCTGCAGTTGTTCGCCGATCGCGAGGACTATCTGGTGCGCACCGCCGGATACCGGCTGCGGGCCCGTGCGAAGGACACCGCACCGTTCGAGGCGTTCAACAATGCGCAGGACCACATCCTCGCCGCGGGCGCCGCGCATATCGATCGACTGATTCTCGAGGCGTTCATCGAAGGTATTGCCGGAATTGCGGATCCGGAGGCGCGCGAACTCGCCGAGACCGTCTGCGATCTGTACGTCTACTCGCTACTCGAGGAGAACCAGGCGTGGTTCATCATGCACCGGTTCATGTCGGTGGAACGTGCGAAGGCCGTGCGTCGCGGTGTCAATGAACTGGTCGACCGGCTGCGCCCGGATGCGCTGACGCTGGTCGAGGGCATGGGTGTGCCGGAGAGCATGCTGCGTGCGGCACTGCTGGATGATGCGAGCGTGTTCGATCGGATCAGTAGTCGTACGACGGTGTAGCGGATCTAGGAGTCGATGCGCGGCTGCTCCGCGAGAAAGCGTTTGGTGAGCTTCCAGCACACGACGACTAGCGCGATCGCCACCGCCGCGCCGCCGACGATATCGGTGGGCAGGTGATAGCCGAGGCCTATCATGCCGACTGCGGCGCAGACCAGTGCGACGGTGGCGATCACGATGGTTCCGACGCGCGCCCGCGTCGAGTCGGTCAGCACGACGAACGTGGTGGCGATCGCGACCAGATGCACGGTATGTCCGCTCGGATAGGCGAGATAGTCGTGCAGCGGTCGATCCCACAGCGGTTTGAGCACCCAGCTGTTGATTCCGACCACGACCTCGGGAATCACCACCATCGCCACGGCCCGCCGCCACTGCCCCCGATAGCCGAACCAGGCGGCGGCCGCG
Protein-coding sequences here:
- a CDS encoding TIGR03619 family F420-dependent LLM class oxidoreductase, which translates into the protein MRYGIVLFTSDRGITPADAAAAAEQAGFDAFYVPEHTHIPVVRAAAHPRTGDASLPDDRYLRTLDPWVALATAAAVTSRITLSTAVALPAEHHPITLAKTLASLDHLSGGRVSLGVGFGWNTDEMAHHGVPANKRRTVLREHLDAMRALWSEEEASFAGQFVNFGPSWSWPKPVQKRIPVILGAAGTEQSFTWLAKNADAWLTTPTEDGLGEKIELLHRVWREHEREGSPEIIALAGRHDAAQLARWAELGITEAVFGLPDREADDVRAYLTRLAGKLGLEAAR
- a CDS encoding TetR/AcrR family transcriptional regulator, whose protein sequence is MTPTPNSDLTTAARIRDIAIEVFGDNGFQVGVRAIAAAAGVSPGLVNHHFGSKDGLRAACDERVLELIRDQKWKTATETNVAKSMLDAMSEIEAYGPLVAYMVRSLQAGGPLAESLLEHMISDAEDYIQAGVEAGTLKPSRDPAARAKYLTMVNVGATVLYFTLLQQRGEKLDYRKLVRTLSEEFMLPAAELYTQGFLTDPTILDTLTKET
- a CDS encoding ABC transporter ATP-binding protein — its product is MSDIIEVRDLHKNFGHFAALNGLNLAVREGEIHGFLGPNGAGKSTTIRILLGILRASSGDARLLGRDPWTDAVELHREIAYVPGDVTLWPSLSGGETIDLLARMRGEINPQRRAELIERFDLDPRKKARTYSKGNRQKVALISALASDVRLLLLDEPTSGLDPLMEQVFRECVEEANQRGTTVLLSSHILSEVEVLCDRVTIIRAGRTVESGSLSDMRHLSRTSITAELLGDPGDLSRIPGVEDIELDGSTLRCQVEGEHLGELIRVLGDTGVRSLTSAPPTLEELFMRHYHVDGATSEQATATMEKVGS
- a CDS encoding ABC transporter permease, which codes for MTTATVGGRHYATPAVRGSADFAGTAQLLRLFLRRDRIVLPLWVFAFGLLPAAYVSSAKAVYTTQADLEHAAKSVMESPALIAMYGPVFSTDLGSVGLWKAGPFYAMIAIATILTVIRHTRVEEESGRAELVGATSVGRYAGLTAAMIMTATGCLIVAILSSLALYGSDLPAAGSLAYGATLGGAGLAWAGVAAVAAQVSVGARVARGVAFGALGTAFALRAVGDAGNGVLSWFSPLGWCINMRPYADERWWVLIPLLTVAVVATVVAYVLLRQRDTGSGLLAERPGAPVAAPALSGPSGLAWRLQRGSLLAWSIGFVLYGSLMGGAINSVGDMLDNSKQVRDVITRMGGTDALQNSFITFALGMLAIAASAYSISAVLRLHEEESSQRAEATLAGSVSRERYALSHIGIALLGPVVLLFLAGTAVGVIYGISDGDLAGKLGDCLGAAAVQLPAVWVLTAITVAIYGLAPRYTPVAWGVLSTMIIIFVIGALDGLPQWVRDLVPFAHPPKLPGSSFEATPILWLLGIVTVLLGAGIVGFRRRDLR
- a CDS encoding phosphatase PAP2 family protein, with translation MIVKWEAWLARIRANLVALCAVLVGLGIAVTLPLTFPGDGAASDLDRELAQPIHAALDDHPGGYEALVIPSNGYILIPLLLAAAAWFGYRGQWRRAVAMVVIPEVVVGINSWVLKPLWDRPLHDYLAYPSGHTVHLVAIATTFVVLTDSTRARVGTIVIATVALVCAAVGMIGLGYHLPTDIVGGAAVAIALVVVCWKLTKRFLAEQPRIDS
- a CDS encoding PucR family transcriptional regulator — protein: MQQFVVRALFDDPAAVQEDDAIGALNCPQTIARALRLLGFAADLPVRVVAVRSQLPLDQVGSLVCPARPVKAAAIADVGVILATGLDPARFPAGVRAGIGPADRPDRSWREARTALHFASPRQPIVHYDDLGASALLAHVPRTVARDNADVAAITRIASTSEDLETLDVYCTTASLRRAAELLHLHHSSVSRRIDQIGRAMGIDLTDPTGLFRARLALATWRLLGD
- a CDS encoding vWA domain-containing protein encodes the protein MSRIIQGFTRLTAATAAGLIGLAVAALPAQAQQSPDNPQYAPTMLILDASGSMQRPDPVGTMMDAAKNAVRNFVGSAPADAKVGLTVYGTNTGNTEAEKISGCRDVRVLHKAETLDRSALTSAVDGIKASGWTPMGTALRQAAETLPKSGPRSIVLVSDGDDTCSPPEPCEVARELKKQGVDLVVHTIGFAVDAKARAQLTCMAQVTGGTYSDAADGPALERTLPRISSAALRNYKAVGIPITGAPTYGAAPVATPGQYLDTIGQREKRYWAVDVPAGATAYFSGTLSFPRLRDISPTDDLNSLQMRVYGADGEDCNVFEFEASTSSSDGAALTVAKAFDGATKERKGNSGSDKCKGGGRYYFQLTWEKVSAGVPERLPIELIVGIEPAVTDAGPVAVAPPTSFVEPSGAGTPVSGGSSFTVAGTLPGSGRYTDTLQPGEFVFYRVRLDWGQGLAYRVRFGANGGRGLDNLSSIRTTLYSPIREQIDSDFSSYTGTEGVLPTNNAIATVPIRYTNRKADQLESRREAVAGWYYIAVKLGSTFEQGENRPVSVQLDLTVTDTKESGPTYAGTIGDGVFGENSTGVKTPTSRTPGAAPAVAESRASESNSSTGLIAVAVIGVAIIGVAGVLVGLLVARRRRG
- a CDS encoding acyl-CoA dehydrogenase, which produces MADTENPSTSDHLRDALDGPWRAVRAEARVQLAGDQFTGDPYLDYHAARARVLEQMRAIASMGYAERGFRRENGGTGEPGEAVVGLEMLAYADLSLWVKSGVQWGLFGGAVENLGTERHRDVVKRLISLDLLGCFAMTESGHGSDVANLETTATYDPQSQEFVVHSPTPSARKDYIGGAAEHAGMAAVFAQLITEGTSQGVHCFLVPIRDEHGADLPGVTTYDDGLKGGLLGVDNGRIVFDQVRIPRENLLNRYADVAPDGTYSSDIENPSRRFFTTLGTLVRGRVSVGGAAAAGARVALSIATRYALKRRQFSDPDSGQETLLLDYRSHQRRLLPLIARSYALAFAQNDLVRRMHLVQTGQDLDPGAQRALEKRAAGLKVAQTGFATRAIQECREACGGAGYLTENRLVTLKADTDVFTTFEGDNVVLTQLVAKELLTAYSDEIRDLDALGWVRFAATMAGDVVRKRSGVRQLIQTLRDRSDDTVDDGDLSRRSVQLQLFADREDYLVRTAGYRLRARAKDTAPFEAFNNAQDHILAAGAAHIDRLILEAFIEGIAGIADPEARELAETVCDLYVYSLLEENQAWFIMHRFMSVERAKAVRRGVNELVDRLRPDALTLVEGMGVPESMLRAALLDDASVFDRISSRTTV